The Eriocheir sinensis breed Jianghai 21 chromosome 4, ASM2467909v1, whole genome shotgun sequence genome has a segment encoding these proteins:
- the LOC126981405 gene encoding GATOR complex protein WDR59-like isoform X5 translates to MAARWSSESVVAEHRELQANAMALDRRGEFTLLAGRRALALIRLDSPSEVVKRVSRTQQKYDVTAAEWNPTQSQGHTFVLAFGERAEICQWNEGSLNGISSLRAHTRTITDLNWHRLDPNLLATCSIDTFVHIWDTREPRKPVASLSSIAGASQVKWNKLNHNLLASGHDCDVRVWDNRKPTQPTQFISAHLSKIQGLDWSPNHESHLVTSSNDCTVKFFDILNPRKAENFINTLSPVWRARYTPFGEGVVTVVAPQLRRGENPLLLWAVRDVTAPVHTFVGHSDMVLEFEWRLSGGAGAVASGPGEHQLVTWARDHSLRIWRVDQHLQRLCGEEAGLGESTDSEFNSESATLVEGEAGRESGLMREEQDTHSLSGGNEDDAESNSPRYEGGAQPPEASENAVHRASLESSSTTEASEVTVAPASVEKTAGENVSSVSSVAGTPSLPGLAIAKPLPSQASTLPSGQPMSLQQEFSLLNTSLDSSQVNSVEVVTEIEKRLCQVTAKHRNHTVSLTISFPVTYPRQHTPAFKFSYGTTIDYACKADLLKVLKNTASQYQRKRKPCLEPCIRVFVMQLKALLDDERMNSVEVQLGTGYGKVYGSYQDHSVPFPRTSGARFSSADTLVCFARPTFLKKGSLRTESSTPRSLSALAAYITNVLPQMSSTVPTSPKYNYSYPPISPSPSAEHSISISNYYYQDKKVQSKQGKSEDESGRSFRAGNVLIYDVNSLMPFSKDLGATYVLDEGNVVSTCTHNRDAAAAVGRKDLVQVWSLAAHTASLGPGPAHNMDFPWAQHPFGQKLINSLLNHYLALSDVQTATMLACVFGSKTEPQNTAYPHKSRPETNSMGGSPYNTIHGLSIEGWDTCMVRHNRSNSEGSLSEAARPSQEVEHSTWEAVDPLSKNSMKFLDCDHSQQFDEMKRAYANLLYRWGLLEQHAMVLKYIQMQPSVHKGVDFQIECVHCGQATKGPQCLYCRRFSFNCSICHVAVKGASNFCVVCGHGGHAYHILDWFRVHPKCPTGCGCDCLQEMEHLFR, encoded by the exons ATGGCGGCTCGGTGGAGTAGCGAGAGTGTGGTGGCGGAACACAGGGAATTACAG GCCAATGCCATGGCCCTGGACCGCCGGGGGGAGTTCACACTGCTGGCCGG ACGCCGTGCCCTGGCACTGATCCGACTGGACTCCCCCTCAGAAGTGGTCAAGAGGGTCAGCCGCACACAGCAGAAGTATGATGTCACCGCGGCGGAGTGGAACCCAACTCAGAGCCAGGGACACACCTTCGTTTTGGCA TTTGGAGAGCGTGCTGAAATCTGCCAGTGGAATGAGGGCTCCCTGAATGGCATTAGTTCCTTGCGCGCCCACACCCGCACCATCACTGACCTCAACTGGCACCGCCTGGACCCCAACCTCCTGGCCACCTGCTCCATAGACACCTTTGTTCACATCTGGGACACCCGGGAGCCCCGCAAGCCTGTggcctcactctcctccattg CTGGGGCATCGCAGGTCAAGTGGAACAAATTGAATCACAATTTGTTAGCCTCGGGCCACGACTGTGATGTGCGAGTGTGGGACAACCGCAAGCCAACCCAGCCCACGCAGTTCATTTCAGCCCACTTGTCCAAGATCCAGGGTCTTGACTGGTCGCCCAACCATGAGAGCCACCTTGTAACCTCATCCAAT GACTGCACAGTGAAGTTCTTTGACATACTGAACCCACGCAAGGCTGAGAACTTCATCAACACCCTGTCTCCTGTGTGGCGGGCCAGGTACACG CCCTTCGGTGAGggagtggtgacagtggtggcgCCTCAGCTGCGTCGTGGAGAGAACCCTCTGCTGCTGTGGGCAGTGCGGGATGTCACAGCTCCTGTACATACTTTTGTGGGCCATTCAGACATGGTGCTGGAGTTTGAGTGGCGGCTGAGTGGCGGGGCGGGAGCAGTGGCGTCAGGGCCTGGGGAGCACCAGCTGGTGACCTGGGCGAGGGACCACAGCCTGCGCATCTGGAGGGTGGACCAGCACTTGCAGCGG CTGTGTGGAGAAGAGGCAGGACTGGGTGAAAGCACTGATAGTGAATTCAATTCAGAATCAGCAACACTTG TTGAGGGTGAAGCTGGAAGAGAGTCTGGCCTGATGAGAGAGGAGCAAGACACACACAGCCTCTCCGGAGGCAATGAAGATGATGCTGAATCCAACTCCCCCAGATATG AAGGTGGTGCTCAACCCCCTGAGGCTTCAGAGAATGCAGTGCACAGGGCATCCCTGGAAAGCAGCTCTACCACCGAGGCGAGTGAGGTGACCGTCGCCCCTGCCTCAGTAGAAAAAACTGCTGGGGAAAATGTGTCGTCTGTCAGTTCTGTTGCTGGCACACCATCCTTGCCTGGTCTTGCCATTG CCAAGCCATTGCCAAGTCAAGCCTCCACTTTGCCTTCTGGCCAACCCATGAGTCTTCAGCAAGAGTTTTCTTTGCTCAACACATCACTAGACAGCAGTCAAGTCAActcagtggaggtggtg ACAGAGATTGAGAAGCGTCTGTGCCAAGTGACTGCCAAGCATCGCAATCACACGGTCAGCCTCACCATAAGCTTCCCCGTCACGTATCCTCGGCAACACACGCCCGCCTTCAAGTTCTCATATGGCACCACCATTGACTACGCCTGCAAAGCTGATCTGCTCAAG GTCCTGAAGAACACGGCGTCCCAGTACCAGCGGAAGCGCAAGCCATGCCTGGAGCCGTGCATTCGTGTGTTTGTGATGCAGCTCAAGGCCCTGTTG GATGACGAGAGAATGAACTCCGTGGAGGTCCAGCTCGGCACAGGGTACGGCAAGGTGTACGGCAGCTACCAGGACCACAGCGTTCCCTTCCCCAGGACCTCCGGCGCCAGGTTCTCCAGCGCTG ACACGCTGGTGTGCTTCGCTCGTCCAACATTCCTGAAGAAGGGTTCGCTGCGCACTGAGTCCTCCACGCCGCGCTCCCTCTCGGCCCTGGCTGCCTACATCACCAACGTCCTGCCGCAGATGTCCAGCACGGTGCCCACCTCACCCAAGTACAATTACAGCTACCCTCCCATCTCCCCGAGCCCCTCCGCAGAGCACAGCATCTCCATTTCCAACTACTATTACCAAGACAAG AAGGTGCAGAGCAAGCAAGGCAAGAGTGAGGACGAGAGCGGCCGTTCCTTCAGGGCTGGCAACGTCCTCATCTATGACGTCAACTCCCTGATGCCCTTCTCCAAGGATCTTGGTGCTACTTATGT ACTGGACGAGGGTAATGTGGTCAGCACCTGCACGCACAACAGGGACGCGGCGGCAGCGGTGGGACGCAAGGATCTGGTGCAG GTCTGGTCACTGGCAGCCCACACAGCGTCCCTTGGCCCCGGCCCAGCCCACAACATGGACTTTCCCTGGGCCCAGCATCCCTTTGGCCAGAAGCTGATCAACTCCTT ACTGAACCACTACCTTGCTCTCAGCGACGTCCAGACAGCCACCATGTTAGCCTGTGTGTTCGGCAGCAAGACGGAGCCTCAGAACACTGCTTACCCACACAAGAGCAGGCCTGAGACCAACAGT ATGGGAGGCTCTCCATACAACACCATCCACGGCCTGAGCATAGAGGGCTGGGACACCTGCATGGTCAGGCACAACAG GTCCAACTCTGAGGGGTCCTTATCGGAGGCAGCACGGCCATCCCAGGAGGTGGAGCACTCCACCTGGGAGGCCGTGGATCCCCTCAGCAAGAACTCCATGAA GTTTCTGGACTGTGATCACAGCCAGCAGTTCGATGAGATGAAGCGGGCCTACGCCAACCTGCTGTACCGCTGGGGCCTCCTGGAGCAGCATGCCATG GTCCTCAAGTACATCCAGATGCAGCCGTCCGTCCACAAGGGCGTTGACTTCCAGATTGAATGTGTCCACTGCGGCCAGGCCACTAAGGGGCCACAGTGCCTCTACTGCCGCCGCTTCTCCTTCAATTGCTCCATCTGCCACGTGGCTGTCAAGG GTGCCAGTAACTTCTGTGTGGTATGTGGCCATGGGGGTCACGCCTACCACATCCTGGACTGGTTCAGGGTCCACCCAAAGTGTCCGACAGGCTGTGGCTGTGACTGTCTTCAAGAGATGGAGCACCTCTTCCGGTGA
- the LOC126981405 gene encoding uncharacterized protein LOC126981405 isoform X2 has product MALDRRGEFTLLAGRRALALIRLDSPSEVVKRVSRTQQKYDVTAAEWNPTQSQGHTFVLAFGERAEICQWNEGSLNGISSLRAHTRTITDLNWHRLDPNLLATCSIDTFVHIWDTREPRKPVASLSSIAGASQVKWNKLNHNLLASGHDCDVRVWDNRKPTQPTQFISAHLSKIQGLDWSPNHESHLVTSSNDCTVKFFDILNPRKAENFINTLSPVWRARYTPFGEGVVTVVAPQLRRGENPLLLWAVRDVTAPVHTFVGHSDMVLEFEWRLSGGAGAVASGPGEHQLVTWARDHSLRIWRVDQHLQRLCGEEAGLGESTDSEFNSESATLVEGEAGRESGLMREEQDTHSLSGGNEDDAESNSPRYEGGAQPPEASENAVHRASLESSSTTEASEVTVAPASVEKTAGENVSSVSSVAGTPSLPGLAIAKPLPSQASTLPSGQPMSLQQEFSLLNTSLDSSQVNSVEVVTTGREGQPGVGDQQKIITIKEEVTDEEEITLEVEGIGIYPEEINIKEEVLSDEEVVVSSLEDAFRVGKIIPEKGGDTVKVPVQRGGAPRKECVPPTKDTSHRATKKGAMVMKVGTIYEGNSREKVITIDEDTKHKGTVFQAPSQEKKITVPKGDTMKEANRQLKGASGGDSVEKGAIVQVGDTVQKVSTVKKATVREGKTAKEATTQEKVTAEKKSGLEGATMQKEVLSAPEKARVKEDSVQEKERPGVEEGDTEMHIVEDGDNVHEEDSEPKRHAAGEKDSEKERQTMEEKETEKERDTAEERETGQEIHIVDKRDTAEERKSKPKIHAEKEKEAEQKRDAVGEKDSEQGRHIAEERGTKQRRDSVEGAAQQERDTKEDRTSEQERQPSQDDDVPQGEWHVQHGDIVQEKNEITSDSGEGSCSGKKRKALVDGSVGQMHPPAVKRKSSVAAASAVGNGNGDEGGGRKAPRSMPKMQPLASPGLQENKEIRVQDPSRSVFDEPDSTCIIKIQCVGEDREGEKITVVEASDSSPGTTLSFPQRKVFRSPQDKDTSMSSLDPEEDDFMRGEAVIHVECDPEPEMLDIEPKERDDGVAVCQVVTSGSFVIKGAASSLMQVEASVVHLPESLTSNNQNPEEVWGTLAPQLLEGGVIVHGENLVLGVLSLVTMVEAVEVDGEAQTQITISPLAEPVEAYHKRGVNFILVTKNSEAIRGSGGSPEAHSKEKNQVRNAPNSDSPGQFQCDKCDKTYSVRSSLNSHRVTHNAEKLYKCDECDRAFHYSTPLMIHKRTHSDERPYCCQTCHASFKSMTNLRCHQRQHSGERPISCPECKRSFRDYTSLKRHRQRMHQTETSDSSNTAPSVTSPHKSGKDEESEDGQNTDSKSPDAQDSKDRSSSGPGSVGRLSDYIHKCGLCHMTCHTRPQMLTHLQVHAAAERFRCRYCPSAYTFRFLLARHVREMHPGSPQWFCQHCDRIFDTCRKMNSHSCRSVRGNYSCPHQCGFTTEVRHRVFRHVARYHPEDASPYHCDFCSNSYRDPGRLRYHQKRQHPEKMPELAPPPKDTWRASSEAGPEDKGAVDMSQVEVSVVGEAIEYYLPEDLRNDMAFKERVKFKCFYCEAKFPVKNAMTRHVLRAHPGQRAYKCLRCNVFFRSNTESKNHNRKYHKYQDTGGRDPHRNEKAMRKRAELVEQQLRQAAPGLRSAFKFRCLYCPMAYRCKRPLVAHYRRWHPDQEWDHLPDRPPSTPPSSSSKRRRLLFFDCKFNSECGRTFDEIDLLFEHLLHAHEVSGEAALPYVKERVVVEGVRRGRLPKNAVLVPSESPTSGGSQKRRMWWRGRARVKSEPEDTEEEDEFDEAEFELSEGEDEDEEMEGEIIKIKKEHSSSRSQTPEEGQESMPIAKKSINLESIDSVGDVKKMLYRCRRCGVSCSSKVQYRQHTAGHMLSEKEEEDQESKDFSSPEKVPVLGASKKKATELDKSEAENLDEGILVTSLKEEVNDEEEDVKVLTLTPSASGMPMVKVEASAIQGNKGKNSKKRKETELVSQLSTPPSSPPPSSSSSPSSSQTSALQSPSRGASKTQGKVQVVQKKGRHPGVKRKAVAGQQKSSSGQPETPKLKGVAERRGGTKQQGPIRKSRMVASKKLQCPDCTMSFKTRSEMSFHRRLDH; this is encoded by the exons ATGGCCCTGGACCGCCGGGGGGAGTTCACACTGCTGGCCGG ACGCCGTGCCCTGGCACTGATCCGACTGGACTCCCCCTCAGAAGTGGTCAAGAGGGTCAGCCGCACACAGCAGAAGTATGATGTCACCGCGGCGGAGTGGAACCCAACTCAGAGCCAGGGACACACCTTCGTTTTGGCA TTTGGAGAGCGTGCTGAAATCTGCCAGTGGAATGAGGGCTCCCTGAATGGCATTAGTTCCTTGCGCGCCCACACCCGCACCATCACTGACCTCAACTGGCACCGCCTGGACCCCAACCTCCTGGCCACCTGCTCCATAGACACCTTTGTTCACATCTGGGACACCCGGGAGCCCCGCAAGCCTGTggcctcactctcctccattg CTGGGGCATCGCAGGTCAAGTGGAACAAATTGAATCACAATTTGTTAGCCTCGGGCCACGACTGTGATGTGCGAGTGTGGGACAACCGCAAGCCAACCCAGCCCACGCAGTTCATTTCAGCCCACTTGTCCAAGATCCAGGGTCTTGACTGGTCGCCCAACCATGAGAGCCACCTTGTAACCTCATCCAAT GACTGCACAGTGAAGTTCTTTGACATACTGAACCCACGCAAGGCTGAGAACTTCATCAACACCCTGTCTCCTGTGTGGCGGGCCAGGTACACG CCCTTCGGTGAGggagtggtgacagtggtggcgCCTCAGCTGCGTCGTGGAGAGAACCCTCTGCTGCTGTGGGCAGTGCGGGATGTCACAGCTCCTGTACATACTTTTGTGGGCCATTCAGACATGGTGCTGGAGTTTGAGTGGCGGCTGAGTGGCGGGGCGGGAGCAGTGGCGTCAGGGCCTGGGGAGCACCAGCTGGTGACCTGGGCGAGGGACCACAGCCTGCGCATCTGGAGGGTGGACCAGCACTTGCAGCGG CTGTGTGGAGAAGAGGCAGGACTGGGTGAAAGCACTGATAGTGAATTCAATTCAGAATCAGCAACACTTG TTGAGGGTGAAGCTGGAAGAGAGTCTGGCCTGATGAGAGAGGAGCAAGACACACACAGCCTCTCCGGAGGCAATGAAGATGATGCTGAATCCAACTCCCCCAGATATG AAGGTGGTGCTCAACCCCCTGAGGCTTCAGAGAATGCAGTGCACAGGGCATCCCTGGAAAGCAGCTCTACCACCGAGGCGAGTGAGGTGACCGTCGCCCCTGCCTCAGTAGAAAAAACTGCTGGGGAAAATGTGTCGTCTGTCAGTTCTGTTGCTGGCACACCATCCTTGCCTGGTCTTGCCATTG CCAAGCCATTGCCAAGTCAAGCCTCCACTTTGCCTTCTGGCCAACCCATGAGTCTTCAGCAAGAGTTTTCTTTGCTCAACACATCACTAGACAGCAGTCAAGTCAActcagtggaggtggtg ACCACAGGGAGAGAGGGCCAGCCAGGTGTAGGGGACCAACAGAAGATAATCACTATAAAGGAGGAAGTCACCGACGAGGAAGAAATCACTTTGGAGGTGGAGGGCATCGGCATCTACCCAGAGGAAATAAATATTAAGGAAGAAGTTTTGAGTGATGAGGAAGTAGTAGTCAGCTCCTTGGAGGATGCATTTCGTGTTGGCAAGATAATCCCTGAAAAGGGGGGAGATACAGTGAAGGTTCCTGTGCAGAGAGGAGGCGCCCCAAGGAAAGAATGTGTGCCGCCAACCAAAGACACTTCACACAGAGCCACTAAAAAAGGAGCCATGGTGATGAAAGTTGGCACTATTTATGAAGGCAACTCAAGGGAAAAAGTGATCACTATTGATGAAGACACCAAACACAAGGGAACTGTTTTTCAGGCACCCTCCCAGGAGAAAAAAATCACAGTGCCAAAGGGAGACACCATGAAAGAAGCAAACAGGCAACTGAAAGGAGCAAGTGGGGGAGACAGTGTGGAAAAAGGTGCTATTGTTCAGGTGGGTGACACTGTCCAGAAAGTCAGCACTGTGAAGAAAGCCACTGTCAGAGAAGGAAAAACTGCAAAAGAAGCCACAACCCAGGAAAAGGTTACCGCAGAAAAGAAAAGTGGTTTGGAAGGAGCCACCATGCAGAAGGAAGTTCTTTCTGCACCTGAAAAAGCCAGGGTGAAAGAAGACTCTGTACAGGAGAAAGAGAGGCCTGGTGTTGAGGAAGGGGACACAGAGATGCATATTGTGGAGGATGGGGACAATGTACATGAGGAAGATTCTGAGCCAAAGAGGCATGCTGCTGGGGAAAAGGACTctgagaaggagagacagacaatggaggaaaaggagactgagaaggagagagacactGCGGAGGAAAGAGAGACTGGACAGGAGATACATATCGTGGACAAGAGAGATACTGCAGAGGAAAGAAAATCCAAGCCAAAGATACAtgctgagaaggaaaaagaggctgAACAGAAGAGAGATGCAGTGGGGGAGAAAGATTCTGAGCAAGGGAGACACATAGCAGAGGAGAGAGGGACCAAACAGAGGAGAGACAGTGTGGAGGGAGCAGCTCAACAGGAGAGAGACACTAAGGAGGATAGAACTTCAGAACAGGAGAGGCAGCCTTCTCAAGATGATGATGTGCCACAAGGGGAATGGCATGTCCAGCATGGAGACATAGTGCAAGAGAAGAATGAGATCACCAGTGATTCTGGAGAGGGATCTTGCAGTGGTAAGAAGAGGAAAGCTCTTGTGGATGGCTCAGTAGGGCAAATGCATCCCCCAGCTGTAAAGAGGAAAAGttctgttgctgctgcttctgctgtggGTAATGGAAATGGGGATGAAGGTGGTGGGAGGAAAGCTCCCAGGAGTATGCCAAAGATGCAACCACTTGCAAGCCCTGGGTTGCAGGAGAATAAAGAAATTAGAGTTCAGGATCCAAGCAGAAGTGTGTTTGACGAGCCTGACAGCACTTGCATCATTAAGATCCAGTGTGTGGGTGAGGACAGGGAAGGTGAGAAAATTACTGTAGTGGAGGCCTCAGACAGCAGCCCTGGCACCACACTATCCTTCCCCCAGAGAAAAGTCTTCAGGAGTCCCCAAGATAAGGACACATCCATGTCCAGCTTGGATCCAGAAGAGGATGACTTTATGAGGGGGGAAGCAGTGATTCATGTAGAGTGTGATCCTGAGCCGGAGATGCTGGATATTGAGCCCAAGGAGAGGGATGATGGTGTGGCTGTGTGTCAGGTGGTGACATCAGGCTCCTTTGTCATCAAGGGTGCTGCCTCCAGTTTAATGCAGGTGGAAGCCAGCGTGGTGCATTTGCCAGAGTCACTGACAAGCAATAACCAGAACCCTGAGGAGGTGTGGGGCACCCTGGCTCCCCAGTTGCTGGAAGGAGGCGTCATCGTGCATGGGGAAAACTTGGTGTTGGGAGTCCTGTCGCTGGTCACCATGGTGGAAGCtgtggaggtggatggggaggcACAAACACAgatcaccatctctcctctagcTGAACCAGTGGAAGCCTATCACAAGCGTGGTGTCAACTTTATCCTTGTTACAAAAAATTCTGAGGCAATCCGTGGCTCTGGAGGCAGTCCAGAAGCCCATTCTAAGGAGAAAAATCAGGTGCGAAATGCGCCTAACAGTGATTCACCTGGCCAGTTCCAATGTGACAAGTGTGACAAGACCTACAGCGTTCGGTCGTCCCTAAACAGCCACCGGGTGACTCACAATGCAGAGAAATTATACAAATGTGATGAGTGTGACCGTGCCTTCCATTACAGTACTCCACTCATGATTCACAAACGTACTCACAGTGATGAGCGGCCGTACTGCTGCCAGACCTGCCATGCTTCCTTCAAGTCCATGACCAATTTGCGTTGTCACCAGCGTCAGCACTCAGGAGAGCGACCTATTTCATGCCCAGAGTGCAAACGGAGCTTCAGGGACTACACTTCCCtcaagagacacagacagaggatGCACCAAACAGAAACATCTGATTCCTCTAATACTGCACCATCTGTTACTTCGCCACACAAGAGTGGGAAGGATGAGGAATCTGAGGATGGCCAGAACACTGACAGCAAGTCCCCAGATGCCCAAGACTCAAAGGACAGGTCATCCAGTGGACCTGGGAGTGTAGGACGTCTTTCAGACTACATACACAAATGTGGCCTGTGTCACATGACCTGCCACACTCGACCTCAGATGTTGACACACCTGCAGGTTCATGCAGCAGCTGAGCGGTTTCGATGCCGCTATTGTCCCAGCGCTTATACCTTCCGTTTTCTGTTGGCGCGTCATGTACGTGAAATGCACCCTGGTAGCCCGCAGTGGTTCTGCCAGCACTGTGACCGTATCTTTGATACGTGCCGCAAGATGAACAGCCACAGCTGTCGCAGTGTGAGAGGGAACTACTCGTGTCCCCACCAATGTGGTTTCACCACAGAGGTGCGACATAGAGTGTTTCGGCATGTGGCACGGTATCACCCTGAGGATGCTTCTCCCTACCACTGTGACTTCTGCTCAAACAGCTACCGAGACCCTGGCCGCCTGCGCTACCACCAGAAACGACAGCACCCTGAGAAGATGCCTGAGCTGGCTCCACCCCCGAAGGACACGTGGCGGGCATCGTCTGAAGCAGGGCCGGAGGACAAGGGTGCCGTGGACATGTCACAGGTGGAAGTGAGCGTGGTTGGTGAGGCCATTGAGTATTACCTCCCTGAAGATCTAAGGAATGACATGGCATTTAAGGAACGAGTAAAGTTCAAATGTTTCTACTGCGAGGCCAAGTTCCCAGTTAAGAATGCCATGACACGTCACGTGCTTCGAGCGCACCCTGGCCAGCGTGCATACAAGTGCCTCCGCTGCAATGTCTTCTTCAGGTCCAATACGGAATCCAAGAATCACAATCGCAAATACCACAAGTACCAGGACACGGGCGGCCGCGACCCCCACCGCAATGAGAAGGCCATGAGGAAGCGCGCAGAGCTGGTGGAGCAACAACTCCGTCAAGCTGCACCCGGCCTGCGCAGTGCGTTTAAGTTCCGTTGTCTGTATTGTCCCATGGCTTACCGCTGCAAGAGGCCGCTTGTTGCCCACTACCGCCGCTGGCACCCAGATCAGGAATGGGACCACTTGCCAGACCGTCCCCCGAgtactccaccttcctcctcttctaaaagACGCAGATTACTGTTCTTTGATTGCAAGTTTAATTCTGAGTGTGGACGCACTTTTGATGAGATTGATCTGCTGTTTGAGCACCTGCTTCATGCACATGAGGTTAGTGGTGAGGCTGCTCTCCCTTATGTGAAGGAacgggtggtggtggaaggagtgaGGCGTGGGCGGCTCCCCAAGAATGCTGTGTTGGTGCCTAGTGAGTCGCCGACTAGTGGAGGTTcacagaagaggaggatgtggtggagaGGCAGAGCAAGGGTTAAGTCAGAGCCAGAAGacacagaggaagaagatgaatttgATGAGGCAGAGTTTGAACTATcagaaggagaagatgaggatgaagagatggaaggggaaattATCAAGATTAAGAAAGAGCATTCCTCAAGTCGAAGTCAAACACCTGAAGAGGGTCAAGAGAGTATGCCCATTGCTAAGAAGAGCATAAACTTGGAGAGCATTGACTCGGTGGGTGACGTGAAGAAGATGTTGTACCGCTGCAGGAGATGTGGAGTGTCCTGCAGCAGCAAGGTACAATACCGACAGCACACTGCTGGCCACATGCTgtctgagaaggaggaagaggatcaagagtCAAAAGACTTCAGTTCCCCAGAAAAGGTGCCAGTGCTTGGGGCATCTAAGAAAAAGGCAACAGAGCTGGATAAGAGTGAGGCTGAAAACCTGGATGAAGGGATCCTAGTCACCTCCctgaaggaagaggtgaatgatgaagaggaggatgtcaAAGTGCTCACCCTCACTCCCAGTGCCTCAGGCATGCCTATGGTCAAGGTGGAGGCTTCTGCTATCCaggggaataaagggaagaattctaagaagagaaaggaaacagaattAGTATCCCAGCTCTCAACccccccatcatcacccccaccatcttcctcttcctcaccttcatcCTCACAGACTTCTGCACTTCAGTCTCCCTCACGtggtgcctcaaaaacccaaggAAAGGTGCAGGTTGTACAGAAAAAGGGCCGGCATCCTGGTGTGAAGCGCAAGGCTGTGGCAGGGCAGCAGAAGTCTTCATCAGGACAGCCAGAGACACCAAAACTGAAAGGGGTGGCAGAGAGGCGGGGAGGGACAAAGCAACAGGGACCAATTAGGAAGAGTAGGATGGTGGCGTCCAAGAAGCTGCAGTGTCCAGATTGTACCATGTCCTTCAAGACCCGGTCAGAAATGAGCTTCCACAGACGTCTTGATCATTGa